A segment of the Pseudomonas versuta genome:
GATCGCGAGGCGCAGCGTGCTGCGGTAATGGATGCGGTCAGTACGCACTTCCGTCCGGAGTTTGTGAACCGGATCGACGAAGTGGTGATCTTCGAGCCTCTGGCCCGTGATCAGATCGCCGGCATTGCCGAGATCCAGTTGAGTCGTCTACGCAGCCGTCTGGCAGAACGCGACCTGAGCCTGGAACTGGACAAGGATGCTCTGGAAAAACTGATCGCGGTTGGTTACGACCCGGTTTATGGCGCACGGCCACTGAAACGTGCGATCCAGCGCTGGATCGAAAACCCGTTGGCCCAGCTGATTCTTTCGGGTCAGTTCATGCCTGGCACTACCGTGACAGCGAGCGTGAAAGACGACGAAATCGTCTTCTCGTAAGCCTTGGCGCCAGTGATTTAAGGAAGGCCTCGCATTGCGAGGCCTTTTTTTTCTTAGGGTGTTGATCTGTAAGGAAAACGCTTGTAAGATGCGCCCCGCAGTAAGTCACCCGCAACGGCAACTTGGCCCAAACCGAGAAGCCCGCTAGAAGAGCTAAATCATTGTCTTCTAACGAAAAATAAGGGTTGACAAGGGTTTGAAAGGTTGTAAAATGGCCCGCCTCAGAGACGCCAACGTAGAGATGCGCTGAAGTCAACGAGAGTTGTAAAGAGTTACAAAGTTGTAGATTGAAATATGTAGTTCCGCGATAGCTCAGTTGGTAGAGCAAATGACTGTTAATCATTGGGTCCCTGGTTCGAGTCCAGGTCGTGGAGCCATTTTCAAGCCGGGGTATAGCGCAGTCCGGTAGCGCGCCTGCTTTGGGAGCAGGATGTCAGGAGTTCGAATCCCCTTACCCCGACCATTTTTGGGTCGTTAGCTCAGTTGGTAGAGCAGTTGGCTTTTAACCAATTGGTCGTAGGTTCGAATCCCACACGACCCACCATTTTTGGCTTCAGTTAATTCTGGGGCTAGATCTTAAGATCAGAGGCCAAAAGCACTGATCGCAGAAGGCGCCTCTTGAAGGTGCCTTTTTTTTACCGGGGTATAGCGCAGTCCGGTAGCGCGCCTGCTTTGGGAGCAGGATGTCAGGAGTTCGAATCCCCTTACCCCGACCATTTTCAGCCCAGCAGTAGCGGGTGCGAAAATAAGGCGCTGATGACATTCTCATCGGCAGCCAATAAAAAAAGCGACCTTCGGGGCGCTTTTTTTATGCCTGCAGAAAACTGGACAGGTTGGCATCGTTCTTTGCGGGAGCTGGCTTGCCAGCGATGAAGGCAGCTTATCAGCGACCTCCCGCATCACAACGGCGAACCTTTCTTGCCCCAAGCCTATGAAGCGCTTTTCGCCTTGTTGTCGGCGTCTTGCAGGTCCTGCAGAGCCGCAGAATATTGATCGGCTTCAGCCTTTGGCACCATCTGCCATGACGGTTTGCGCAGCGCATAAAAAATAAAGGGCGGTACGCCAGCAATCACGAGCCCGGCGAGCAAGACCCCCGCGTATTCGAAAAACGGCATGCTGCTGAAGTTATTTGGCGGAATAAAGCCAAAGATCAGTGCCACGCAGGTCGAGAACAGCCCCAGATAGCACCACCCATGCAGCCCCTTGAGCACATAGCCGCGTTTAACGTTGGGTTGGGTTTTGCGCAGCTTCATGGCCGCCATAAACATAAAGACGTAGATGATCAGGTACATCAGTGCCGCCATCGCACTAATCATCCAGAACGCATCCGACACGTTGTCGATAAAAATGTAGATGCTCGACAGCAGGGTCACGATCACTGCCTGCAGGTACAGAATGTTTTTCTGTACCCCCTTGCTGTTCACTTTTTGCAGTGAGGGCGGAAGCATGCCCGCCTTGCCGACAAACAACAGGCCTGTCGATGGCCCTCCGGTCCAGGCAAGTACTCCCCCCAGCGCGCCAATCACCAGCATGATGGCCATGATTTTAGTTGCCCATGGCATGCCGAAGCCTTCAAAAAAGGCGGCATAGGCTTGAATCACACCGGCAGTCAGACTGGTTGAGTCGGCAGGAACCACCAGAGATATCGCCACTGTCGGTGGAATAAACACCAGCAGGATCAGCACAAACGCCAACAAAATTGCGCGGGGCATTTCTTTTTGCGGGTTACGCAGCTCTCTCGCGTGAATCGCATTCATCTCAATACCGGCGAATGCCAGAAAGTTACCCACAATCAATACCAGCCCGGAAATTGAACCTGTGAACTCGCGCCACAAATCACCGTGCAGGTTATGCGAGCCGGTTTTAACCGTGCTGTGGGTGTCAAAAATCGCCGGAATCAAGGCGTCCCACGTCAGCGGGGTAGCGGACTTGTGCCCCAGCACCAGCCATGCCACACCCAAAATGACCAGCAAGGCGGCGGGCAATGCGGTTCCCAGCAACATAAACCAGGACGTCAACTTGGACAGGGTGGTCATCCCGTTGAGCGTGATAAACGTCGACAGCCAATACAGCACAATGATGACTGCGGCGGTAAAGACCCCGCTTTTGGCCAGTTCCGGGTTAATCAGATAGGCCAGGGTACTCGCGCCGAACCCCAGAACGATCGGATACCAGACCACCACCTGCACCCACATGAACCACATGATGAAGAACCCGGAGCGGTCGCCATATGCCTGGCGCACCCAGCCATAGATGCCGCCGTTCCATCCGGTGCCCAGCTCGGAGGCCACCAGTGATACCGGGATGAAAAACAAAAGTGCCGGAATGACGTAGAGAAAAATCGAAC
Coding sequences within it:
- a CDS encoding amino acid permease codes for the protein MAASNAKTYISWLTICFMMVAAVASIRSLPSMAVYGLGSIFLYVIPALLFFIPVSLVASELGTGWNGGIYGWVRQAYGDRSGFFIMWFMWVQVVVWYPIVLGFGASTLAYLINPELAKSGVFTAAVIIVLYWLSTFITLNGMTTLSKLTSWFMLLGTALPAALLVILGVAWLVLGHKSATPLTWDALIPAIFDTHSTVKTGSHNLHGDLWREFTGSISGLVLIVGNFLAFAGIEMNAIHARELRNPQKEMPRAILLAFVLILLVFIPPTVAISLVVPADSTSLTAGVIQAYAAFFEGFGMPWATKIMAIMLVIGALGGVLAWTGGPSTGLLFVGKAGMLPPSLQKVNSKGVQKNILYLQAVIVTLLSSIYIFIDNVSDAFWMISAMAALMYLIIYVFMFMAAMKLRKTQPNVKRGYVLKGLHGWCYLGLFSTCVALIFGFIPPNNFSSMPFFEYAGVLLAGLVIAGVPPFIFYALRKPSWQMVPKAEADQYSAALQDLQDADNKAKSAS